Proteins encoded by one window of Acidipropionibacterium virtanenii:
- a CDS encoding DUF805 domain-containing protein, whose product MTQRCEPHSTEDLFWAPPRPDDADMSGWFDLVSFMPYIGWIVLTVVLAFPPKPSAWRYDTGRPPASD is encoded by the coding sequence ATGACACAGCGATGTGAGCCCCACAGCACCGAGGATCTGTTCTGGGCCCCTCCGCGGCCGGACGACGCCGACATGTCCGGATGGTTCGACCTGGTGTCCTTCATGCCGTACATCGGCTGGATCGTGCTGACCGTGGTGCTCGCCTTCCCGCCGAAGCCGTCGGCCTGGCGCTATGACACCGGTCGTCCACCGGCCTCCGACTGA
- a CDS encoding DUF805 domain-containing protein: MSNQQWGPAPQNPDPYQQPYQQAQGQPGPYGQQGQPGPYSQQSPYGQQNPYGQSPYAPAPYGAMPGPGGGRPRPSVGFGRAVQLFFKNYAVFNGRASRSEYWWVVLFNGLIGLVFGIFAAVMAASAVASIPTDPYDPNYDPNAAVAGISGGLIFMYIILGIWSLAILVPSIAIAVRRFHDTDKSGWFYLLSLIPGGSIVVLILLAMPSVPQAWQRYDTGKLPVES, encoded by the coding sequence TCCGTACCAGCAGCCCTACCAGCAGGCGCAGGGCCAGCCCGGTCCTTACGGTCAGCAGGGACAGCCAGGTCCTTACAGTCAGCAGAGCCCCTACGGACAGCAGAATCCGTACGGGCAGAGCCCCTACGCTCCCGCCCCCTACGGCGCGATGCCCGGTCCGGGCGGCGGTCGCCCCAGGCCCTCGGTGGGATTCGGCCGAGCCGTCCAGCTCTTCTTCAAGAACTACGCCGTGTTCAACGGCCGCGCCTCCAGATCGGAGTACTGGTGGGTGGTGCTCTTCAACGGCCTGATCGGCCTGGTCTTCGGCATCTTCGCCGCAGTCATGGCCGCCTCCGCCGTCGCATCCATCCCCACAGATCCGTATGACCCGAATTATGATCCGAATGCCGCGGTCGCGGGCATCAGCGGCGGCCTCATCTTCATGTACATCATCCTGGGCATCTGGAGCCTGGCCATCCTGGTCCCCTCGATCGCCATCGCGGTCCGCAGGTTCCACGACACCGACAAGTCCGGCTGGTTCTACCTGCTGAGCCTCATCCCCGGGGGCTCCATCGTCGTGCTCATCCTGCTGGCGATGCCCTCGGTGCCGCAGGCCTGGCAGCGCTACGACACGGGGAAGCTGCCGGTCGAGAGCTGA